From a single Thermoproteales archaeon genomic region:
- the glpK gene encoding glycerol kinase GlpK yields the protein MVEKKYVAAVDQGTTGTRCMIFDHESNVIAWEYEEHEQIYPKPGWVEHNPLEIWEKTQKVIKAAIEKAKIDPNEIAAIGVTNQRETTIVWDPKTGKPVYNAIVWQDTRTKDRCQELREQNLEESLIHPITGLYSYTYFSSTKIEWILKNVPGALEKAKKGELIFGTIDTWIIWNLTRGGKDLLTPERNGAHVVDYTNASRTMLMDLKKLEWSSDLLELFGIPESMMPLIRPSSDKEIYGYTPADGPFGAEIPVCGDLGDQQAALVGQVAFKVGEAKNTYGTGCFMLLNIGDSFTLSKHGLLTTGAYGFEKGKCVYALEGSIAITGAAIQWLRDNLKIIKSAPETEPIAKSVADVGSGGIYFVPAFSGLFAPYWDLDARGVIVGLTRYIRKEHLVHATLECICWQTKDVFEAMYADTGTKLEALKVDGGAVVNNYLMQLQADILGCKVVRPVVTETTALGASYAAGLAVGFWNSTDELVKLWKVDRVFEPKWPEDKRQKLYNGWKAAIKRAQGWLKEVGELPPSGTTVD from the coding sequence CCGAAACCCGGATGGGTTGAGCATAACCCATTAGAAATTTGGGAAAAAACTCAAAAAGTTATTAAGGCGGCTATTGAAAAAGCCAAAATCGATCCTAATGAAATAGCCGCTATAGGTGTAACAAACCAAAGAGAAACTACAATCGTTTGGGATCCTAAAACTGGAAAACCCGTATATAATGCAATCGTATGGCAAGATACTAGAACAAAAGATAGATGTCAAGAACTTAGAGAACAAAACCTTGAAGAATCTCTGATTCACCCAATTACTGGACTATACTCATATACTTACTTCTCAAGCACGAAAATTGAATGGATACTAAAGAACGTTCCCGGAGCTTTAGAAAAAGCTAAAAAAGGAGAATTAATATTCGGTACAATCGATACATGGATAATATGGAACTTAACAAGGGGAGGAAAAGACTTATTAACACCCGAAAGAAACGGTGCGCACGTCGTGGATTATACTAATGCTTCCAGAACCATGTTAATGGACCTGAAAAAACTAGAATGGTCTTCAGACCTACTAGAGTTATTTGGTATTCCAGAGAGCATGATGCCATTAATTAGGCCTTCATCAGATAAAGAGATATACGGATACACTCCAGCCGACGGTCCATTTGGAGCTGAGATCCCAGTTTGTGGTGATTTAGGAGACCAGCAGGCTGCCCTAGTTGGACAAGTCGCGTTCAAAGTCGGAGAAGCCAAAAACACCTATGGAACAGGCTGCTTCATGTTACTAAACATTGGAGACTCGTTCACACTATCAAAACACGGTCTATTGACAACCGGCGCATATGGATTTGAAAAAGGAAAATGTGTATACGCTCTAGAAGGATCTATCGCCATAACTGGCGCAGCTATACAATGGTTAAGAGATAACCTGAAGATAATTAAATCAGCTCCGGAAACAGAACCTATAGCTAAATCAGTTGCAGATGTGGGTTCTGGAGGCATTTATTTTGTTCCAGCATTTAGCGGATTATTCGCTCCATATTGGGATCTAGACGCTAGAGGTGTAATAGTAGGCTTAACCAGGTACATCAGAAAGGAACACTTGGTTCATGCTACACTAGAATGTATATGCTGGCAGACCAAAGATGTTTTCGAGGCAATGTATGCAGACACTGGAACTAAACTAGAGGCGCTAAAGGTAGACGGCGGTGCCGTAGTCAACAACTACCTAATGCAACTACAGGCTGACATACTAGGATGCAAAGTCGTAAGACCCGTAGTTACTGAGACAACAGCCCTAGGAGCTTCCTACGCTGCAGGATTGGCTGTCGGATTCTGGAACAGCACAGACGAGCTAGTAAAACTGTGGAAGGTAGACAGAGTATTCGAGCCCAAGTGGCCCGAGGATAAGAGACAGAAACTATACAACGGCTGGAAAGCTGCTATAAAGAGAGCACAGGGCTGGCTGAAAGAGGTAGGCGAACTACCTCCAAGCGGAACTACCGTAGACTAA
- a CDS encoding YHS domain-containing protein gives MSIKKELIIQDPVCGTIIKKEEAVTLTLENNKKIYFCSRKCMLIFLKNPDKYVGKVHLHGIYPLV, from the coding sequence ATGAGTATTAAAAAAGAGCTTATCATACAAGACCCGGTTTGCGGCACAATAATAAAAAAGGAAGAGGCTGTGACGCTTACTCTCGAAAACAATAAAAAAATATATTTTTGCTCAAGAAAATGCATGCTTATTTTTCTGAAAAACCCAGATAAATACGTGGGAAAAGTTCACTTACACGGTATATATCCTCTAGTATAA
- the prs gene encoding ribose-phosphate diphosphokinase: MLVYAGSASKYLGLKLSKILNIEYVNVETRKFPDGELYIRVDKEPLNEKALIVQSMYKTPNDYLVEYLFLSKTLKELGAKEVIGVIPYFPYARQDSRFKPGEVVSLQVVVDLLEKMGTDKVITVDMHLHRVHDLNEISKIPFVNLSVMEDIGKFFMKKFGNEDTIVVGPDEEAEQWAKKVAYILNVQYTILEKTRLGDLEVKIERVEKEDFKNKNVILIDDIISTGGTIEAAVKKVKAQGAEKVFVGCAHAILAQTAEYRIFRAGVEELVASDSIPSPYSVVSIAPVIADYIKKFLL; encoded by the coding sequence ATGCTAGTTTACGCCGGTTCCGCTAGTAAATACCTAGGCTTAAAACTATCGAAAATATTGAATATTGAATACGTGAACGTTGAGACTAGAAAATTTCCAGATGGAGAATTGTATATTCGCGTGGATAAAGAACCGTTAAACGAAAAAGCGCTTATTGTCCAATCAATGTATAAAACGCCTAATGACTACCTGGTCGAGTATCTTTTTCTTTCAAAGACATTGAAAGAGCTTGGCGCTAAGGAAGTAATTGGAGTAATACCGTATTTTCCATATGCAAGGCAAGATTCCAGGTTTAAACCGGGTGAAGTTGTAAGTTTGCAAGTCGTAGTAGATCTTCTAGAGAAAATGGGAACCGACAAAGTTATAACGGTTGATATGCACTTGCACAGAGTGCACGATTTAAATGAGATTTCGAAAATACCTTTTGTAAATTTGTCTGTAATGGAGGATATCGGAAAGTTTTTTATGAAAAAATTCGGGAACGAGGATACTATCGTCGTTGGCCCGGATGAGGAAGCTGAGCAATGGGCTAAAAAAGTAGCCTATATCCTAAATGTTCAATACACTATCCTGGAAAAAACTAGGTTGGGAGACTTGGAAGTTAAAATAGAGAGGGTAGAAAAAGAAGATTTCAAAAATAAAAACGTAATATTAATTGATGATATTATAAGCACTGGAGGCACTATCGAGGCTGCCGTTAAAAAAGTTAAAGCTCAAGGAGCAGAAAAGGTCTTTGTTGGATGCGCTCACGCGATTTTAGCGCAGACAGCCGAATATAGAATATTTCGTGCAGGCGTGGAGGAACTAGTTGCCTCTGATAGCATTCCCAGCCCATATAGCGTAGTTTCAATCGCGCCGGTAATAGCCGATTATATAAAGAAATTCTTGCTCTAG
- a CDS encoding radical SAM protein translates to MPKKSEFIPYIDKKTGVKLHLRKDPSGVGVLIVNASRVAYLNETATFYVEAMLNRLTPGEIVKKALKRFKGVTKEKILKDYEEVAYKINSFVKGEACPITYLGFKQVDPFTVKTSAPFRADLAITYRCNNKCIHCYSSSPTVKRELELKEWQKILKKLFEIGVPNVLFTGGEPTLRDDLPEMIKYAENLGIVTGLVTNGRRLSDESFLDKLVEAGLDYVQVTLESNRPEIHDKITGVKGSWEETVKGVKNVLKSGLYLDVNTTLNKFNVGHVDEYVDFLHELGVQNVSANRLIYSGRGLEVRGWFEPSIEETAEALETFIEKTGEYGMSFRWYGVTRYCEYNPLEAGLGLRFCSACSITIAIEPDGVVIPCQSYFEPLGNILKDKWSKIWNNPTCKYLRDRKYASNYCLECPLFKACGAGCPLEAKARPIKPPEDFISEIKTAIS, encoded by the coding sequence ATGCCCAAAAAAAGCGAATTTATACCATATATTGACAAAAAAACGGGAGTAAAGCTTCATCTTAGAAAAGACCCGAGCGGGGTCGGAGTTTTAATAGTAAACGCGTCGAGAGTAGCTTATCTCAATGAAACAGCGACCTTCTACGTAGAAGCTATGCTAAACCGGCTAACTCCGGGAGAGATTGTTAAGAAAGCTCTTAAAAGGTTCAAGGGTGTTACAAAAGAGAAGATATTGAAAGATTACGAAGAAGTAGCGTATAAGATTAACAGCTTTGTGAAAGGTGAAGCTTGCCCAATCACATATCTAGGTTTTAAACAAGTGGATCCTTTTACGGTTAAAACATCGGCACCTTTTAGAGCGGATCTAGCTATAACATATAGGTGCAACAACAAATGCATTCATTGTTACAGCTCATCTCCTACGGTTAAGAGGGAGCTAGAGCTTAAAGAGTGGCAAAAGATTTTAAAAAAGCTTTTCGAGATTGGAGTGCCCAACGTATTGTTTACGGGTGGAGAGCCCACGCTGCGCGATGATCTCCCGGAGATGATTAAATACGCTGAAAATTTAGGGATTGTAACTGGCTTAGTTACCAATGGTAGGAGATTAAGCGACGAAAGTTTTCTTGACAAACTTGTCGAAGCGGGATTGGATTATGTGCAGGTAACTCTTGAAAGTAATAGACCAGAGATACATGATAAGATTACGGGCGTTAAAGGAAGCTGGGAGGAAACCGTTAAAGGGGTTAAGAATGTGCTTAAATCAGGACTATACTTGGATGTGAATACTACACTTAACAAATTTAATGTAGGTCACGTAGACGAATACGTCGATTTTCTTCATGAACTTGGTGTCCAAAATGTTTCTGCAAACCGTTTAATATATTCTGGTAGAGGATTAGAAGTTAGGGGATGGTTTGAACCTAGCATTGAAGAAACGGCAGAAGCACTAGAAACGTTCATTGAGAAGACTGGTGAATATGGAATGTCTTTTAGATGGTATGGCGTAACGAGATACTGCGAATATAACCCATTGGAAGCTGGGCTAGGATTACGCTTCTGCTCTGCATGTAGCATTACTATAGCTATTGAGCCAGACGGCGTGGTTATACCATGCCAAAGCTATTTTGAGCCTCTTGGGAATATTCTAAAAGATAAGTGGAGCAAAATATGGAATAATCCAACGTGCAAATATTTAAGAGATCGAAAATACGCGTCGAATTATTGCCTGGAATGCCCCCTATTCAAGGCTTGCGGCGCTGGCTGTCCATTAGAAGCTAAGGCTAGGCCTATAAAACCACCAGAAGATTTTATTTCAGAAATAAAGACTGCTATTAGCTAG
- a CDS encoding tungsten cofactor oxidoreductase radical SAM maturase — protein sequence MENKFCLECFDEGYVLANPRKGPEILFIELTTRCNLNCLMCYRNSWQEVLGDMDEKLFSKILEDAGEAGVKFIWLAGWGEPLIHPKFLEFAEMVKEKGFKLGINTNGLLLDEDVAERLMKIGIDRLAVSVDAANPEIYGYIRRADFNRLMTILKTLHATKKKIGKNYPILEFAFTLMASNVKELVPLADLAEKHGVGRIIVSNVIPVTRKVIDECIYTLNGKVDVEKLASLAAIKSLETNVSIRLPEFSLKTERKCYFIENGATCVTWNGRVAPCYNFLHSYTCFIYGREKNIKQIVFGDLNNEKLLEVWFKPEYVKFRYKVRFFRYPSCTDCKFHDICDFAESNLMDCWGNEPSCADCLYSRGIVQCPI from the coding sequence ATGGAAAATAAGTTTTGCTTAGAATGCTTCGACGAAGGTTACGTACTGGCAAATCCAAGAAAAGGGCCTGAGATACTGTTTATAGAATTAACTACGAGGTGCAATCTAAACTGCTTAATGTGCTATAGAAATTCATGGCAAGAAGTTCTAGGAGATATGGATGAGAAGCTTTTTTCTAAGATTTTGGAGGATGCCGGAGAGGCTGGTGTCAAGTTTATATGGTTGGCTGGTTGGGGGGAACCTCTCATCCACCCTAAATTTTTAGAGTTTGCTGAGATGGTTAAGGAGAAAGGGTTTAAGCTTGGCATAAACACGAACGGTCTGCTTTTAGATGAAGATGTTGCTGAAAGATTGATGAAAATAGGAATTGACAGGCTTGCAGTATCGGTTGACGCTGCAAATCCAGAAATTTACGGCTATATTAGGAGAGCTGATTTCAATAGGTTAATGACTATTCTAAAAACGCTACATGCGACAAAGAAGAAAATTGGGAAAAATTATCCTATACTTGAGTTTGCTTTTACTCTCATGGCGAGCAATGTTAAAGAACTGGTTCCACTGGCAGATCTTGCTGAAAAACACGGCGTAGGAAGGATAATAGTATCAAACGTGATACCAGTTACCAGAAAAGTAATTGACGAGTGCATCTACACTTTAAACGGCAAGGTAGACGTAGAAAAGCTGGCTAGCTTAGCCGCTATAAAAAGCTTAGAAACTAATGTTAGTATTAGACTGCCTGAATTCTCTTTGAAAACGGAGAGAAAGTGCTATTTCATAGAAAATGGAGCTACATGCGTAACCTGGAACGGTAGGGTAGCTCCATGCTATAACTTCCTACACTCCTACACGTGCTTCATATATGGAAGAGAAAAAAATATCAAACAGATAGTTTTCGGAGATTTAAACAATGAAAAATTGTTGGAGGTATGGTTTAAGCCGGAATATGTTAAGTTCAGGTATAAGGTTAGATTCTTTAGGTATCCATCCTGTACAGACTGTAAATTCCACGATATATGCGACTTTGCAGAGTCCAACTTGATGGATTGCTGGGGAAACGAGCCTAGCTGCGCCGACTGCCTCTATTCTCGCGGAATAGTTCAATGTCCAATCTAG
- a CDS encoding aldehyde ferredoxin oxidoreductase family protein: protein MSLPGGYMGKILRVNLTDQKLRDETLPDNVLRTWLGGRGLGVYLVLKEIDPKVDPLSPDNKLIFLTGPLTGTAAPESGRWCSVTKAPLTNTIHDSQSGGKWGPELKFAGYDAIIIEGASEEPVYLWIHDGKAELRDAKHLWGKDTHATTDMIIEEHGDSKIKVMCIGPAGENLVKIACLINDKGRAAGRGGHGAVMGSKKLKAIAVRGTMKPPIANESKFMESVRANIDKLKKHSVTGEALPKYGTAVLVNIINKHGILPTKNFQTGVHPTAEKYSGETIAEKILVKRVPCWGCIIACGRYTRLPKDSPYAGEGDGPEYETVWAFGAQTGVDDLDAITKANFLCNELGLDTISMGHVIGTLMELYEKGKIPEEKLRGLVPYWGNPAAIVELTWRTAYRSGIGDDLAEGAKRLAEKYGMPEVAIVVRGQELPAYDPRGVQGHGLGYATSNRGGCHLRAYMIAPEVLGVPQLVDRFDTKGKAELVKVFQDGFAVVDSLVLCKFNTFATWLEDWVGLVAGATGWDVTLDELNKIGERIYNAERVFNILAFGDGKEYDTLPARLLKEPMPEGPAKGYVVKLEEMLPEYYKIRGWKDGRPTRAKLEELGLKEFADKLEEAGLLPE from the coding sequence ATTTCTTTGCCTGGCGGGTATATGGGTAAAATTCTAAGAGTAAACCTTACAGACCAAAAGCTCCGAGACGAAACTTTACCCGATAACGTTTTAAGAACGTGGCTTGGAGGAAGAGGTTTAGGAGTTTACCTGGTGCTAAAAGAAATAGATCCTAAAGTCGATCCTTTAAGCCCAGATAACAAACTTATATTCCTCACTGGTCCGCTTACGGGAACCGCTGCTCCTGAAAGCGGTAGATGGTGCTCGGTAACCAAAGCACCGTTAACAAACACAATTCACGATTCGCAATCTGGAGGAAAATGGGGTCCTGAGCTGAAATTCGCAGGCTACGACGCTATAATAATTGAAGGCGCTAGCGAGGAACCTGTATACCTGTGGATACACGATGGAAAAGCTGAGCTTAGGGACGCTAAGCATTTATGGGGTAAGGATACTCACGCGACGACTGATATGATAATCGAGGAGCATGGCGATAGTAAAATTAAAGTAATGTGTATAGGGCCTGCTGGCGAAAACTTGGTGAAAATAGCGTGCTTGATAAATGATAAAGGTAGAGCCGCTGGCAGGGGAGGACACGGCGCTGTAATGGGAAGTAAAAAGCTGAAAGCTATAGCTGTTCGAGGAACTATGAAGCCTCCAATAGCTAACGAGAGCAAGTTTATGGAATCCGTGAGAGCGAATATTGATAAGCTTAAGAAGCATAGCGTTACTGGCGAGGCGCTACCTAAGTATGGTACGGCAGTTTTGGTTAACATAATCAATAAGCATGGAATTCTCCCAACGAAAAACTTCCAGACTGGCGTACATCCAACAGCTGAAAAATATAGTGGAGAAACAATTGCTGAGAAAATACTAGTAAAGAGAGTTCCATGCTGGGGTTGTATAATCGCGTGCGGAAGATATACTAGACTACCGAAGGATAGCCCATACGCTGGAGAAGGCGATGGTCCAGAATATGAAACGGTTTGGGCTTTCGGAGCGCAGACTGGAGTAGACGATCTTGACGCGATAACAAAAGCAAACTTCCTATGCAACGAGCTCGGCCTAGACACTATATCAATGGGCCATGTAATAGGAACTCTCATGGAGCTATACGAGAAAGGTAAGATTCCAGAAGAAAAGCTTAGAGGGCTTGTTCCCTACTGGGGTAATCCAGCAGCCATAGTAGAGCTAACGTGGAGAACAGCTTACAGGTCTGGTATAGGCGATGACTTAGCTGAGGGAGCTAAAAGGCTAGCTGAGAAATATGGCATGCCAGAAGTAGCTATTGTTGTTAGAGGACAAGAATTACCAGCGTACGATCCAAGAGGAGTACAGGGACACGGTCTCGGATATGCTACATCTAATAGAGGAGGATGCCACCTACGAGCCTACATGATCGCCCCAGAAGTTCTAGGAGTCCCCCAGCTGGTTGACAGGTTCGATACAAAGGGCAAGGCTGAGCTTGTAAAGGTCTTCCAGGACGGTTTCGCCGTTGTAGACAGCCTAGTGTTATGCAAGTTTAACACGTTCGCTACTTGGCTTGAAGATTGGGTTGGCTTAGTAGCCGGAGCTACTGGATGGGATGTAACTCTAGACGAGCTGAATAAGATCGGCGAGAGGATATACAACGCTGAGAGAGTATTTAACATACTAGCTTTCGGAGATGGCAAAGAATACGATACTCTACCTGCTAGACTGCTAAAAGAACCTATGCCCGAAGGACCAGCTAAAGGTTACGTCGTAAAACTTGAGGAGATGCTACCAGAATACTACAAGATTCGCGGATGGAAGGACGGTAGACCAACTCGGGCTAAACTTGAAGAGCTTGGATTAAAGGAATTTGCTGACAAGCTAGAAGAAGCTGGTTTACTACCCGAATAA
- a CDS encoding MoaD/ThiS family protein, which produces MRVKLEFFATLREKFGKSIELDIPNKEEAAIREVLSLVENLTSELIENGEVKPMYKILVNGLNIEFLDKLETKIKDGDEISIFPPAGGG; this is translated from the coding sequence ATGAGGGTAAAGCTAGAGTTTTTCGCTACACTAAGAGAAAAATTCGGTAAGAGCATAGAGTTAGACATTCCTAACAAGGAGGAAGCCGCTATTCGAGAGGTTTTATCACTAGTGGAGAATCTAACAAGCGAACTTATCGAAAATGGAGAGGTAAAACCTATGTATAAGATCTTAGTAAACGGGTTAAATATCGAGTTTTTAGATAAACTAGAGACAAAAATAAAAGATGGTGACGAAATTTCAATATTTCCACCAGCAGGCGGAGGCTAG